A genomic stretch from Jatrophihabitans sp. includes:
- a CDS encoding glutamate-cysteine ligase family protein, with protein sequence MGDDVDSIEFTRKDRQSYREKVRRCLDVFARMLTESKFDFERPMTGLEIEFNLIDADHDPAMRNAAVLQAIANPDFQTELGQFNIEINVPPRGLAGQSMQELEAALRASLNDAEERSRSQGAHIVMIGILPTLTADALTSESLSANARYALLNQQIFAARGEDLHIAIDGPERLSTYADTIAPEAACTSVQFHLQVSPQAYANNWNAAQSIAGVQLALGANSPFLFGKELWRETRIALFEQATDTRPAELKSQGVRPRVWFGERWINSIFDQFEENVTYFPALLPVCEEEEPAEVLARGDTPRLQELRMHNGTVYRWNRPIYDVFRGKPHLRVENRVLPAGPTVVDVLANGAFYYGLLRVLAEEDRPIWTRLSFAAAQDNFYAGARHGIDAQIYWPGLGEAPATELVLRRLLPMAYEGLDRWGVDPAVRDRLLGIIEQRCTSHLNGAEWQAKTFHQIDDDKRPLDRRDSLREMLGRYVEHMHSNEPVHTWSD encoded by the coding sequence ATGGGTGACGACGTCGACAGCATTGAGTTCACCCGGAAGGACCGGCAGAGCTACCGGGAGAAGGTCCGGCGCTGCCTTGATGTCTTCGCCCGGATGCTGACCGAGTCGAAGTTCGACTTCGAGCGGCCGATGACCGGTCTGGAGATCGAGTTCAACCTGATCGACGCCGACCACGACCCGGCGATGCGCAACGCGGCCGTGCTGCAGGCCATCGCCAACCCCGACTTCCAGACCGAGCTCGGCCAGTTCAACATCGAGATCAACGTCCCGCCGCGGGGTCTGGCCGGGCAGTCGATGCAGGAGCTGGAGGCGGCGCTGCGGGCCAGCCTGAACGACGCCGAGGAGCGCTCGCGCAGCCAGGGAGCGCACATCGTGATGATCGGCATCCTGCCGACCCTGACCGCCGACGCCCTGACGTCTGAGTCGCTCAGCGCCAATGCCCGCTACGCGCTGCTGAACCAGCAGATCTTCGCCGCCCGCGGCGAGGACCTGCACATCGCCATCGACGGCCCCGAGCGGTTGTCCACCTACGCCGACACCATCGCGCCCGAGGCCGCCTGCACCAGCGTGCAGTTCCACCTGCAGGTCAGCCCGCAGGCCTACGCCAACAACTGGAACGCTGCCCAGAGCATCGCCGGCGTCCAGCTGGCGCTGGGTGCCAACTCACCGTTCCTGTTCGGCAAGGAGCTCTGGCGCGAGACCCGGATCGCGCTGTTCGAACAGGCCACCGACACCCGGCCGGCGGAGTTGAAGTCCCAGGGTGTGCGGCCCCGGGTCTGGTTCGGCGAGCGCTGGATCAACTCGATCTTCGACCAGTTCGAAGAGAACGTCACCTACTTCCCGGCGCTGCTGCCGGTCTGTGAGGAGGAGGAGCCCGCCGAGGTGCTGGCGCGCGGCGACACGCCGCGGCTGCAGGAGCTGAGAATGCACAACGGCACCGTCTACCGCTGGAACCGGCCGATCTATGACGTCTTTCGCGGCAAGCCGCACCTGCGGGTCGAGAACCGGGTGTTGCCGGCCGGGCCGACCGTCGTCGACGTCCTGGCCAACGGAGCCTTCTACTACGGCCTGCTCCGGGTGCTCGCCGAGGAGGACCGCCCGATCTGGACCAGGCTCTCTTTCGCCGCCGCCCAGGACAACTTCTACGCCGGCGCCCGGCACGGCATCGATGCCCAGATCTACTGGCCCGGCCTGGGCGAGGCGCCGGCCACCGAGCTGGTGCTGCGCCGGCTGCTGCCGATGGCCTATGAGGGCCTGGATCGCTGGGGGGTGGACCCGGCCGTGCGGGACCGGCTGCTGGGCATCATCGAGCAGCGCTGCACCAGCCATCTCAACGGAGCCGAGTGGCAGGCCAAGACCTTTCACCAGATCGATGACGACAAGCGGCCGCTGGATCGCCGGGACTCGTTGCGCGAGATGCTCGGACGCTACGTCGAGCACATGCACAGCAACGAGCCGGTGCACACCTGGTCTGACTGA
- a CDS encoding NADP-dependent oxidoreductase has product MTVATRSSEIQLAARPRGEPVESDFQLVTTEVADPGPGQVLVRNLVMSVDPYMRGRMDDLPSYAPPWQLNEAAYGGAVGEVVASEVPELPVGCLVVHGLGWREYALVPARHAERVELVAGLSSSSYLGVLGMPGLTAYAGLFEIAGFSAGESVFVSAAAGAVGSLVGQFARLRGASRVVGSAGSAAKVRFVTEELGFDAAFDYHDGPVRDLLRQVAPDGIDVYFDNVAGEHLEAALSLLSVHGRVALCGAISLYNSTERPIGPANLALAIGKRLTLRGFLVTDHAHLQPEFREVVTGWLTSGQLVVTETVVEGLDQAVPAFIGMLRGANTGKMVVRLAPDPAVSEAPMPS; this is encoded by the coding sequence ATGACAGTGGCTACCCGCTCCAGCGAGATCCAGCTGGCCGCTCGACCGCGTGGCGAGCCGGTCGAATCCGATTTTCAGCTGGTGACCACCGAGGTCGCCGATCCTGGCCCCGGCCAGGTGCTGGTGCGCAACCTGGTGATGTCGGTGGATCCCTACATGCGCGGCCGGATGGACGACCTGCCGTCCTACGCGCCACCCTGGCAACTGAATGAAGCGGCCTACGGCGGCGCGGTCGGCGAGGTCGTCGCCTCTGAGGTTCCCGAGCTGCCCGTCGGCTGCCTGGTCGTGCACGGGCTCGGGTGGCGCGAGTACGCGCTGGTGCCCGCTCGGCACGCTGAGCGGGTCGAACTGGTGGCCGGGCTGTCGTCCTCGAGTTACCTCGGCGTGCTGGGGATGCCCGGCCTGACGGCCTACGCCGGGCTGTTCGAGATAGCCGGGTTCAGCGCGGGGGAGTCGGTATTCGTCTCCGCCGCGGCCGGCGCGGTGGGCAGCCTGGTAGGCCAGTTCGCCCGGCTGCGTGGCGCCTCCCGGGTGGTGGGCAGCGCCGGCTCAGCCGCGAAGGTGCGGTTCGTCACCGAGGAGCTCGGCTTCGACGCGGCGTTCGACTACCACGACGGACCGGTCCGCGACCTGCTGCGGCAGGTCGCGCCCGACGGAATCGACGTGTATTTCGACAACGTCGCGGGCGAGCATCTCGAGGCCGCGCTCTCCCTGCTGTCGGTGCACGGCAGGGTCGCGCTGTGCGGCGCCATCTCGCTCTACAACAGCACCGAGCGGCCGATCGGCCCGGCCAACCTCGCGCTGGCGATCGGCAAGCGGTTGACCCTGCGCGGGTTCCTGGTCACCGACCATGCCCACCTGCAGCCGGAGTTCCGGGAGGTGGTCACCGGTTGGCTGACCTCGGGGCAGCTGGTCGTCACCGAAACCGTCGTGGAAGGCCTGGACCAGGCGGTGCCGGCCTTCATCGGCATGTTGCGGGGCGCCAACACCGGCAAGATGGTCGTCCGGCTGGCGCCGGACCCTGCGGTGAGCGAGGCGCCGATGCCATCTTGA
- a CDS encoding EAL domain-containing protein, with translation MMVSMRPRVSNLRRSWLERLLDVVRELGTISDIDQTLNRIAEATVEYLEFGAAAINVVDADGQMVVRAVAGPPDIGQLLGRGSPVQYWQDLLDAAEPWGSLRFFGHDQDRQVIDRIATWIGEVPTAARPGDWHPEDMLFAPLFSPNGALLGVLSVDQPASGERPDFEQRTVLELFANQAAVAITESRARDRAEARRWEAEHRWQVTFERSPIGAAIVGRDGELLQVNESLVEMLGYPREELLRRRLSQLTHPDDIDEGTALFNELLNGTRDSYENQKRLVHADGHVVFGLLHVGVIRNSTGDLQSIVAQINDVTQRRQAEDRLAHRATHDPLTELPNRTLLEELLSGYLRSGRPVGVLYCDLDRFKIVNDSLGHEAGDELLLVLSHRLRDALPVCATLGRVGGDEFVALAPDIADPKRLQAIAQRLALALEQPLVVRGHLHTASLSIGITVGGNGHDHPDEVLREADLALLRAKRRGRARIEMYDPTQDKPVTLHELELEHSLRSALTENRGLVPYFQPIVSLLDNTAVGHEALVRWEHAEQGMLDPDDFLPMAEQTGLIVPLGWWMLATCCRAAGDARLTGGSAQWVAVNASGSQLGRGQLVPEIRRGLEASGLSPGRLHLEITESALVEASPAAIKEVCEVADLGVRIALDDFGTGYSSLSLLRDLPVSTVKIDRSFVAPIAADHSARAIVRSVIGLCQELGITTVAEGIETQEQLTSVRALGCNHGQGYLLGRPLPLN, from the coding sequence ATGATGGTTTCGATGCGGCCGAGGGTGAGCAACCTGCGCCGGTCATGGCTCGAGCGGCTGCTCGATGTGGTGCGCGAACTCGGGACCATCAGCGACATCGACCAGACCCTGAACCGGATCGCCGAAGCCACCGTGGAATACCTGGAATTCGGCGCCGCCGCGATCAATGTGGTGGACGCTGACGGCCAGATGGTGGTGCGGGCGGTGGCCGGCCCACCCGACATCGGACAGCTGCTCGGCCGCGGCAGCCCGGTGCAGTACTGGCAGGACCTGCTGGACGCAGCCGAGCCGTGGGGTTCGCTCCGGTTCTTCGGTCACGACCAGGACCGCCAGGTGATCGACCGGATCGCCACCTGGATAGGTGAGGTCCCGACTGCGGCCCGCCCGGGCGACTGGCATCCCGAAGACATGCTGTTCGCGCCGTTGTTCAGCCCGAACGGCGCGCTGCTGGGCGTCCTCAGCGTCGACCAACCGGCCAGCGGCGAGCGGCCCGACTTCGAACAGCGGACCGTGCTGGAGCTGTTTGCCAACCAGGCCGCGGTGGCGATCACCGAATCCCGTGCGCGCGACCGCGCCGAGGCCCGCCGCTGGGAGGCCGAGCACCGCTGGCAGGTCACCTTCGAGCGGAGCCCGATCGGTGCGGCCATCGTCGGCCGGGACGGCGAGCTGCTCCAGGTCAACGAGTCGCTGGTCGAGATGCTCGGCTACCCCCGCGAAGAGCTGCTGCGGCGCCGGCTCTCCCAGCTGACCCACCCGGACGACATCGACGAGGGCACCGCACTGTTCAACGAGTTGCTGAACGGCACCCGGGACAGCTACGAGAACCAGAAGCGATTGGTGCACGCCGACGGGCACGTGGTGTTCGGCCTGCTTCACGTGGGGGTGATTCGCAACTCGACCGGTGACCTGCAGAGCATCGTCGCCCAGATCAACGACGTGACCCAGCGCCGGCAGGCCGAGGACCGGCTGGCCCACCGGGCGACGCACGACCCGCTGACCGAGCTGCCGAACCGGACGCTGCTGGAGGAGTTGCTGTCCGGCTACCTTCGCTCCGGCCGGCCGGTCGGGGTGCTGTACTGCGACCTGGACCGCTTCAAGATCGTCAATGACAGTCTCGGGCACGAGGCCGGAGATGAGTTGCTGCTGGTGCTCTCACACCGGCTGCGCGACGCCCTTCCGGTCTGCGCCACCCTGGGCCGGGTCGGCGGCGACGAGTTCGTGGCCCTGGCGCCGGACATAGCCGACCCGAAACGGCTGCAAGCCATCGCCCAGCGGCTGGCCCTGGCCCTGGAACAGCCGCTGGTGGTCCGCGGGCACCTGCACACGGCCAGCCTCAGCATCGGGATCACCGTCGGCGGCAACGGTCACGACCACCCCGACGAGGTGCTGCGCGAGGCCGACCTGGCCCTGTTGCGGGCCAAGCGCCGGGGCCGGGCGCGGATCGAGATGTATGACCCGACCCAGGACAAGCCCGTCACCCTGCACGAGCTCGAACTCGAGCACTCGCTGCGCAGCGCGCTCACCGAGAACCGCGGCCTGGTGCCCTACTTCCAGCCGATCGTCAGCCTGCTCGACAACACCGCGGTGGGCCACGAGGCGCTGGTGCGATGGGAGCACGCCGAGCAGGGCATGCTCGACCCGGACGACTTCCTGCCGATGGCCGAGCAGACCGGCCTGATCGTCCCGCTCGGCTGGTGGATGCTGGCCACCTGCTGCCGGGCTGCCGGCGATGCCAGGCTGACCGGCGGCAGCGCTCAGTGGGTCGCGGTGAACGCCTCCGGCAGCCAGCTGGGCAGGGGGCAACTGGTGCCCGAGATCCGGCGCGGGCTCGAAGCCAGCGGCCTGTCCCCGGGCCGGCTGCACCTCGAGATCACCGAGAGCGCCCTGGTCGAGGCCTCGCCGGCTGCCATCAAGGAGGTCTGCGAGGTGGCCGATCTCGGGGTCCGGATCGCCCTGGACGACTTCGGCACCGGCTACTCCTCGCTCTCGTTGCTGCGCGACCTGCCGGTGTCGACGGTCAAGATCGACCGCAGCTTCGTCGCCCCGATCGCCGCCGACCACAGCGCGCGGGCCATCGTGCGCAGTGTCATCGGGCTGTGCCAGGAACTCGGGATCACCACCGTCGCCGAAGGCATCGAGACCCAGGAGCAGCTGACCTCGGTCCGGGCGCTGGGATGCAACCACGGCCAGGGCTACCTGCTGGGCAGGCCGCTGCCGCTGAACTAG
- a CDS encoding alpha/beta hydrolase-fold protein, whose product MTTTATPAGPVVDAVGVTLRLHDPHARLRGVRLSQDIRIPGEQLDFRYRRGWWTLRVQRPAVDRMEYLLELRHHNEGRETIPDPANPLRVPGAFGDKSVIEFPDYHRPGWLDLPGTPADVTELAISSREIGSTVRGRLWSPHALPAEQPAPLLVAHDGPEYDSLASLTHFTGALIEAGRLPLLRVALLAPGDRNRWYAVNPAYARALAGEVLPALAEPAPSTVRIGAGASLGALAMLHAHRLFPGSFDGLFLQSGSFFSVQTDAQERRFARFGPVTRFVREVVQAVADPHPLPVSMTCGTIEENLANNQAMASALRRLGYPVEFQEVRDVHSYTGWRDAFDPHLAELIKTVVS is encoded by the coding sequence ATGACTACTACCGCGACCCCGGCCGGCCCGGTCGTCGACGCCGTCGGCGTGACCTTGCGGCTGCACGATCCGCATGCCCGGCTTCGGGGCGTCCGGCTGTCCCAGGACATCCGGATCCCGGGGGAGCAGCTCGACTTCCGCTACCGGCGGGGCTGGTGGACCTTGCGGGTGCAACGCCCGGCGGTGGATCGGATGGAGTACCTGCTCGAGTTGCGCCACCACAACGAGGGCCGCGAGACGATCCCCGACCCGGCGAACCCGCTGCGGGTGCCCGGGGCCTTCGGGGACAAGTCGGTGATCGAGTTCCCCGACTACCACCGGCCGGGCTGGCTCGACCTGCCGGGCACGCCGGCCGATGTCACCGAGCTGGCGATCAGCAGCCGCGAGATCGGCAGCACGGTCCGCGGCCGGCTGTGGTCACCCCACGCGCTGCCCGCCGAGCAGCCCGCGCCGCTGCTGGTGGCCCATGACGGGCCGGAGTACGACTCGTTGGCATCGCTGACCCACTTCACCGGCGCGCTGATCGAGGCCGGCCGGCTGCCGCTGCTGCGGGTGGCGCTGCTGGCGCCGGGGGACCGCAATCGCTGGTACGCGGTCAACCCGGCCTATGCCCGGGCGCTGGCCGGCGAGGTGCTGCCCGCGCTGGCCGAGCCGGCGCCCAGCACCGTGCGGATCGGCGCCGGCGCCAGCCTGGGCGCGCTGGCGATGCTGCACGCCCACCGGCTGTTCCCGGGCTCCTTCGACGGCCTCTTCCTGCAGTCCGGCAGCTTCTTCAGCGTCCAGACCGATGCCCAGGAACGGCGGTTCGCGCGGTTCGGCCCGGTCACCAGGTTCGTCCGGGAAGTGGTCCAGGCGGTCGCGGATCCGCACCCGCTGCCGGTGAGCATGACCTGCGGGACCATCGAGGAGAACCTGGCCAACAATCAGGCGATGGCCTCGGCGCTGCGCCGGCTCGGCTATCCGGTGGAATTCCAGGAGGTACGCGACGTGCACAGCTACACGGGCTGGCGTGACGCCTTCGACCCGCACCTGGCCGAGTTGATCAAGACGGTGGTGAGCTAG
- a CDS encoding FKBP-type peptidyl-prolyl cis-trans isomerase, with product MTGKWTTTALALAATMLLAGCGGDDPPADVPSTVTASASATALAEVSFSGVTLDDAGDLTAKPKVAARSTTTPTALQVKDVVTGTGLAATPTSTVTVQYVGIRYADGKQFDASWDHGGATSFSLREVVPGFTQGIGGAPGTEPMKVGGRRIMILPAVLGYGPTGSQDGSIPPNAPIVFVVDLIAVK from the coding sequence GTGACCGGCAAGTGGACGACGACCGCGCTGGCGCTGGCTGCGACGATGCTGCTGGCCGGCTGCGGCGGTGATGACCCACCGGCCGATGTGCCGTCGACGGTGACAGCCTCGGCCTCGGCGACCGCGCTGGCGGAGGTCAGCTTCAGCGGGGTCACCCTCGACGACGCCGGTGACCTGACTGCCAAGCCCAAGGTGGCCGCCAGGTCGACGACCACGCCGACGGCCCTGCAGGTCAAGGATGTGGTGACCGGCACCGGACTCGCAGCGACGCCGACCTCCACCGTCACCGTGCAGTACGTCGGCATTCGCTATGCCGACGGAAAGCAGTTCGACGCCTCCTGGGATCACGGTGGCGCCACCAGCTTCTCCCTGCGGGAAGTGGTGCCGGGCTTCACGCAGGGCATCGGCGGCGCGCCCGGAACCGAGCCGATGAAGGTGGGCGGCCGCCGGATCATGATCTTGCCCGCCGTGTTGGGATACGGCCCGACCGGAAGTCAGGACGGCAGCATTCCTCCGAACGCGCCGATCGTGTTCGTGGTCGATCTGATCGCGGTGAAGTAA
- a CDS encoding sodium:solute symporter family protein: MLRLDVNLFDYTILAIYFALVVGIGVMARRAIATSEDFLLSGRSLPAWVTGLAFISANLGAIEILGMAANGAQYGMATLHFYWIGAVPAMVFLGIVMMPFYYGSRVRTVPEFLLRRFNPATHLFNALSFAAAAVLTAGVNLYALALVVNALIGWPIWVSIMVSAFFVLAYITLGGLSGAIYNEVLQFFVIIAGLIPLVVIGLHNVGGYGGLKDRVSQTELGPEAFSTWGGTNVGNWTNPLGDWIGIVMGLGFVLSFGYWTTNFAEVQRALSAKDLSAARRTPLIGSFPKIFIPALTILPGLIALVLIPNLGQEGSDYTYNDAIPLLMNRFLPNGALGIALAGLLAAFMAGMAANVSSFNTVFTYDIWQTYVVKGRRDTYYLQVGRIVTILGILVGIGTAFIASGYSNIMNYIQLLFSYFNAPLFATFIIAMFWKRTTPWAGFWGLVAGTAGAGVMHFAGYNIAYFYPGGVYDPTHSTINAQMLNFYGAITAFVADAVVTVAVTLVTRPKPVAELAGLVWGVHDPNAPDPDAVPKPVWWASPKLLATASLGIVLVLSIIFL; this comes from the coding sequence GTGCTGCGACTTGATGTGAACCTGTTCGACTACACGATCCTGGCGATCTACTTCGCCCTGGTCGTGGGGATCGGGGTGATGGCCAGGCGGGCGATCGCCACCAGCGAGGACTTCCTGCTTTCGGGCCGGTCGCTGCCTGCCTGGGTCACCGGGCTGGCCTTCATCTCGGCAAACCTGGGCGCCATCGAGATCCTCGGCATGGCCGCCAACGGGGCCCAGTACGGCATGGCGACCCTGCACTTCTACTGGATCGGCGCCGTCCCGGCGATGGTGTTCCTGGGCATCGTGATGATGCCGTTCTACTACGGCTCCCGGGTGCGCACGGTTCCGGAGTTCCTGTTGCGGCGGTTCAACCCGGCCACCCACCTGTTCAACGCGCTGAGCTTCGCGGCGGCCGCGGTGCTGACCGCCGGCGTGAACCTCTACGCCCTGGCGCTGGTCGTCAACGCGCTGATCGGCTGGCCGATCTGGGTGTCCATCATGGTGTCGGCGTTCTTCGTGCTGGCCTACATCACCCTGGGCGGGCTGTCCGGGGCGATCTACAACGAGGTGCTGCAGTTCTTCGTCATCATCGCCGGCCTGATCCCGCTGGTGGTGATCGGCCTGCACAACGTGGGCGGTTACGGCGGTCTGAAGGACAGGGTGAGCCAGACCGAGCTGGGGCCGGAGGCCTTCTCGACCTGGGGTGGAACGAACGTCGGGAACTGGACCAACCCGCTCGGTGACTGGATCGGCATCGTGATGGGTCTGGGCTTCGTGCTCTCGTTCGGATACTGGACGACGAACTTCGCCGAGGTCCAGCGCGCGCTGTCGGCCAAGGACCTGTCCGCCGCGCGACGCACCCCGCTGATCGGCTCGTTCCCGAAGATCTTCATCCCCGCGCTGACCATCCTGCCCGGCCTGATCGCCCTGGTGCTGATCCCCAACCTCGGCCAGGAAGGCAGTGATTACACCTACAACGACGCCATACCACTGTTGATGAACCGGTTCCTGCCCAACGGGGCTCTCGGCATCGCACTGGCCGGACTGCTCGCCGCGTTCATGGCAGGCATGGCCGCCAACGTCAGCTCGTTCAACACCGTGTTCACCTATGACATCTGGCAGACCTACGTGGTCAAGGGCCGCCGCGACACCTACTACCTGCAGGTGGGGCGGATCGTCACCATCCTCGGCATCCTGGTCGGCATCGGCACCGCCTTCATCGCCTCGGGCTACAGCAACATCATGAACTACATCCAGTTGCTGTTCTCCTACTTCAACGCACCCCTGTTCGCGACCTTCATCATCGCGATGTTCTGGAAACGGACCACGCCCTGGGCCGGCTTCTGGGGGCTGGTGGCCGGCACCGCCGGCGCCGGCGTGATGCACTTCGCCGGTTACAACATCGCCTACTTCTACCCCGGCGGCGTGTACGACCCGACCCACTCGACCATCAACGCGCAGATGCTCAACTTCTACGGAGCGATCACCGCGTTCGTGGCCGACGCCGTGGTCACGGTCGCGGTCACCCTGGTCACCCGGCCCAAACCGGTCGCCGAGCTGGCCGGTCTGGTGTGGGGCGTGCACGACCCGAACGCACCCGACCCGGACGCGGTGCCCAAACCGGTGTGGTGGGCCTCGCCGAAGCTGCTGGCCACCGCCTCACTCGGCATCGTCCTCGTCCTGTCCATCATCTTCCTCTAG
- a CDS encoding alpha/beta hydrolase-fold protein: MKQQQVELAGSHFSGRVVAHGHYGRPVLVFASEQGSPYDFENNGMLGAVADLVEAGRVKFYCVDSADAYSWSDNSLPTEERAWRHGGYEAWVLEQVVPWMSQDSGGASEFITLGASLGAYHAANFALKRADLFPLAICLSGNYDPTTWRSWGEPGEQTYFNNPMSYVANLEGDHLDWLRSRVNLLLVVGQGAWEVHPTQSLPSARAFAALLASKGIPHELDLWGFDVPHDWDSWRAQLAHHLPRFC; the protein is encoded by the coding sequence GTGAAGCAGCAGCAGGTCGAGCTGGCCGGAAGCCACTTCAGCGGCAGGGTCGTGGCGCACGGTCACTACGGGCGTCCGGTGCTGGTCTTCGCCTCGGAGCAGGGCAGCCCTTACGACTTCGAGAACAACGGGATGCTGGGCGCGGTGGCGGATCTGGTCGAGGCCGGCCGGGTGAAGTTCTACTGCGTCGACAGCGCCGATGCCTACAGCTGGTCCGACAACAGCCTGCCGACCGAGGAGCGTGCCTGGCGGCACGGCGGCTACGAGGCCTGGGTGCTGGAGCAGGTGGTGCCGTGGATGTCGCAGGACAGCGGGGGCGCCTCGGAGTTCATCACGCTGGGAGCCAGTCTGGGCGCCTACCACGCGGCCAACTTCGCGCTCAAGCGGGCCGACCTGTTTCCGCTGGCCATCTGCCTGTCCGGAAACTACGACCCGACCACCTGGCGGTCATGGGGCGAACCGGGTGAGCAGACCTACTTCAACAACCCGATGTCCTATGTCGCCAACCTCGAGGGCGATCACCTGGACTGGCTGCGCAGCCGGGTCAACCTGCTGCTGGTGGTCGGCCAGGGCGCCTGGGAGGTGCACCCCACCCAGTCGCTGCCCAGCGCCCGGGCTTTCGCGGCCCTGCTCGCCTCGAAGGGGATCCCGCACGAACTGGACCTGTGGGGATTCGACGTACCGCACGACTGGGACTCCTGGCGTGCTCAGCTGGCCCACCACCTGCCGCGATTCTGCTGA
- a CDS encoding SRPBCC domain-containing protein: MDAVFRALADPTRRSLLDELFREDGQSLNALVARFELTRFGVMKHLKLLEEAGLVVTKRRGREKLHYLNPVPIRLVHDRWVSKYAEPWTAALSELKQRLETPMEKVFEIYIRTTPERLWQAITDSEIRSKYNFGVQIACDWTVGSRFEQTSPKADGPLGEGEILEIDPPRRLVQSMRALWSDDVKSEGTSRVTWEIEPVGDSCRLVVTHDQLREGANDELYGGWPMILSGLKTWLETGEVLTTPGSLMYA; this comes from the coding sequence GTGGACGCGGTCTTCAGAGCCCTCGCCGATCCGACCCGGCGCAGCCTGCTGGATGAGCTGTTTCGTGAGGATGGCCAGAGCCTGAACGCGCTGGTGGCACGCTTCGAGCTGACCCGCTTCGGTGTGATGAAGCACCTCAAGCTGCTCGAAGAGGCCGGCCTCGTCGTCACCAAGCGCCGTGGTCGGGAGAAGCTGCACTACCTCAACCCCGTCCCGATCCGGCTCGTCCACGACCGGTGGGTGAGCAAGTACGCCGAGCCGTGGACGGCAGCCCTCAGCGAGCTGAAGCAGCGATTGGAGACTCCGATGGAAAAGGTGTTCGAGATCTACATCCGCACGACCCCCGAGCGCCTCTGGCAGGCGATCACCGACAGCGAGATCAGGAGCAAGTACAACTTCGGAGTGCAGATCGCCTGCGACTGGACGGTCGGGTCCCGCTTCGAGCAGACCAGCCCGAAGGCTGACGGCCCACTCGGCGAGGGCGAGATCCTCGAGATCGACCCCCCGCGCCGGCTGGTGCAGAGCATGCGCGCGCTATGGAGCGACGACGTCAAGAGCGAAGGCACTTCCCGGGTCACCTGGGAGATCGAGCCGGTCGGAGACTCCTGCCGGCTGGTGGTCACTCACGATCAGCTGCGCGAGGGCGCCAACGACGAGCTCTACGGCGGCTGGCCGATGATCCTGTCCGGCCTCAAAACCTGGTTGGAGACCGGCGAGGTGCTAACCACGCCCGGCTCGCTGATGTACGCCTGA
- a CDS encoding universal stress protein has translation MTSPSGVIVVGVDGSDSSRDAARWALAQAALTGAGLRAVSSWRWPNYLTMIPPGVDLAEETGQVLDEVINGVLAENSQAAASVPVTRHVVEGPAGPALLTQSDGATLLVVGARGRAAFPGMLLGSVAEYCVRQGSCPVVVVRG, from the coding sequence ATGACCAGCCCGTCCGGGGTGATCGTGGTCGGTGTCGACGGCTCGGACAGCAGCCGGGACGCCGCGCGCTGGGCGCTGGCCCAGGCCGCGCTCACCGGCGCCGGGCTACGGGCGGTGTCGAGCTGGCGCTGGCCCAACTACCTGACCATGATCCCGCCCGGAGTGGACCTGGCCGAGGAGACCGGCCAGGTCCTCGACGAGGTGATCAACGGCGTGCTGGCCGAGAATTCGCAGGCCGCTGCAAGCGTGCCGGTGACCAGGCACGTCGTCGAAGGCCCGGCCGGCCCGGCACTGCTGACCCAGTCCGACGGCGCCACCCTGCTGGTGGTCGGCGCCCGGGGCCGGGCGGCGTTTCCCGGCATGCTGCTCGGCTCGGTCGCCGAGTACTGCGTCCGGCAGGGCTCCTGCCCCGTGGTGGTGGTCCGCGGCTGA